Proteins from one Leptospira meyeri genomic window:
- a CDS encoding acyltransferase family protein produces MEWELLGIILTGLAALYLWAFKIPYSLPHPRATKEGRESRFDLLRGFAMVGIVLIHIHSYFQFFHPNDANVIRTTLFFSNFSRFSVPLFILTSAIFLRKKSGYWNSKAKNLLLPYTLASVAGYLVKYQNYNLIEFLQFYFLGKVFAPYYFVPLLLQFYLLFYVFEKTLTNRSISKFILFISFLLNLLSNLGFFDTVLPKEYHSISILNYLFFFVLGIQIGFSYEDKNNSKKELTLLFGTLTLMFLFFLILFSYVYFLDFKNHHLAYPIIFFLFIWELIPKFSKTLFNWISYIGNQSLFIFLLHPFVIHTMHSIDPYSLGGPFLGYVITLILNVGIPILIAIIIQKGKFLSRSHHSGVPD; encoded by the coding sequence ATGGAATGGGAATTACTAGGGATCATACTAACGGGACTTGCTGCTTTGTACCTCTGGGCATTCAAAATCCCCTATTCTCTTCCGCATCCTCGCGCTACTAAGGAAGGAAGAGAAAGTCGCTTTGATCTCCTCCGTGGCTTTGCCATGGTAGGAATTGTTTTAATTCATATACATTCCTACTTTCAGTTTTTTCATCCAAATGATGCAAATGTTATCAGGACCACTTTGTTTTTTTCCAATTTCTCTCGTTTTTCGGTACCATTGTTTATTTTAACATCTGCTATTTTTTTAAGAAAAAAGAGCGGTTACTGGAATTCAAAAGCAAAGAACCTCCTCCTTCCCTATACATTGGCATCGGTTGCAGGTTATTTAGTTAAATATCAAAATTACAATCTCATTGAATTTTTACAATTTTACTTTTTGGGGAAAGTATTTGCCCCTTACTACTTTGTCCCACTTTTACTTCAATTTTATCTTCTCTTCTATGTTTTCGAAAAAACTTTGACTAACCGATCCATCTCCAAATTTATATTGTTCATTTCTTTTTTATTGAATTTGTTATCTAACTTAGGTTTCTTTGATACCGTCTTACCAAAAGAATACCATTCGATATCCATATTGAACTACCTTTTCTTTTTTGTTTTAGGAATTCAAATTGGGTTCTCATATGAAGATAAAAATAATTCAAAGAAAGAATTAACGCTTCTTTTTGGAACACTCACTTTGATGTTTCTATTTTTTTTAATTCTATTTAGTTATGTTTATTTTTTAGATTTTAAAAATCACCACTTGGCTTACCCAATCATTTTCTTTCTCTTCATTTGGGAACTAATCCCTAAATTTAGTAAAACTTTGTTCAACTGGATTAGTTACATAGGCAATCAAAGTTTATTTATCTTTTTATTACACCCTTTCGTAATTCATACAATGCATAGTATAGACCCTTATTCACTGGGAGGGCCTTTTTTGGGATATGTGATAACTTTAATTTTAAATGTCGGAATTCCGATTTTAATCGCTATTATAATCCAAAAGGGTAAGTTTTTAAGTCGATCACACCACTCTGGCGTACCTGATTAA
- a CDS encoding STAS domain-containing protein — protein sequence MTSTKYRKVVVVFKRTKYELDLETYGSIQAYKEVARQNPEVFQRTFESHERQLESRNFLKTHVFPDADFVFRENFDPEDGSKFDLIVAHGGDNHFTYVAHLAGNTHLIGCNSDPQSSVGALLGFTAEELKTAVKNNFQHTQVESWSLLDTEILYPNGTKLKTVPAICELSIRNNSPDLTSRFWISYQGQKEEQKCSGLLVYTGAGSTGWISSCFPKKFSPFSKHETFFHVYSREIRVKSRETEFSLADFRALDQVEVISEMNGGLAVDSLTERHYPFLPYAKATIRLSPEKLSVIVPLKRGESMQDLPYEIEQKRINGTVIVQIKGRMESGPLDRITQTILDEMVGSDRKHLILDFSELRYISSLGIRMILDVKMNLQKRNKEMALVGVTSSILQVFHLLGLSNAFQFYADREEALKSFEEPSKS from the coding sequence ATGACTTCCACCAAGTATAGAAAGGTCGTAGTGGTCTTCAAACGGACCAAATACGAATTAGATTTGGAAACTTATGGCTCCATTCAGGCCTATAAGGAAGTCGCACGTCAAAATCCAGAAGTCTTTCAAAGAACTTTTGAATCGCATGAAAGGCAATTAGAATCTCGTAACTTTCTTAAAACACATGTTTTTCCCGATGCAGACTTTGTGTTTCGAGAAAACTTTGATCCGGAAGATGGATCCAAGTTCGACCTGATCGTTGCCCATGGTGGCGATAATCATTTCACGTATGTTGCACATTTGGCTGGAAATACTCATTTAATCGGATGTAACTCCGATCCTCAATCTTCCGTGGGAGCACTACTTGGTTTTACTGCTGAAGAATTAAAGACTGCTGTCAAAAATAACTTCCAACACACGCAAGTTGAGTCATGGTCTCTTTTAGATACGGAAATATTGTATCCAAATGGAACCAAACTGAAAACTGTACCGGCTATCTGTGAACTTTCCATCCGAAACAATAGTCCAGATCTCACTTCCCGGTTTTGGATTTCCTACCAAGGACAAAAAGAGGAGCAAAAATGTTCGGGTTTACTTGTCTACACGGGAGCAGGATCCACAGGTTGGATTAGCTCTTGTTTTCCAAAGAAATTCTCTCCATTTTCAAAACATGAGACTTTTTTCCATGTTTATTCCCGAGAAATCCGAGTGAAGTCTCGAGAAACAGAGTTTTCCTTGGCAGATTTTAGGGCCTTGGATCAAGTGGAAGTTATTTCTGAAATGAATGGTGGTTTGGCAGTTGATTCTCTCACGGAGAGACACTATCCATTTCTACCTTATGCAAAGGCGACAATTCGATTATCGCCAGAGAAATTATCTGTAATTGTTCCGCTAAAGAGAGGGGAATCCATGCAAGACTTGCCATACGAAATAGAACAAAAACGAATCAATGGGACTGTCATCGTCCAGATCAAAGGTCGTATGGAGTCGGGACCACTTGACCGCATCACACAAACAATCCTGGATGAAATGGTTGGGAGCGACAGGAAGCATTTGATTTTGGATTTTTCAGAACTCCGATACATCTCTAGCTTAGGTATTCGAATGATTCTAGACGTAAAAATGAACTTACAAAAAAGAAATAAGGAAATGGCCTTGGTAGGTGTCACAAGTTCCATCTTACAAGTGTTTCATTTACTTGGTCTTTCAAATGCTTTCCAATTTTATGCTGACCGGGAAGAAGCGTTAAAGTCCTTTGAGGAGCCATCTAAGTCCTAG
- a CDS encoding low molecular weight protein-tyrosine-phosphatase: MEQKIKVLFICLGNICRSPAAEGAFNNLIKTKHLNDLFEIDSCGTSGYHDGELADPRTRKVAEKRGIHLTHRSRKLTRTDLTHFDYLLVMDENNFQDVISLTNDVKIQEKIFLFGQFRSDKGKPIVPDPYYKNETAFEMVQDLVEDCSVGFLNFLGIEKCLK, translated from the coding sequence ATGGAACAGAAAATCAAAGTCCTCTTTATTTGTTTAGGAAATATTTGTCGTTCTCCTGCAGCGGAAGGTGCATTTAATAATTTAATAAAAACAAAACACCTAAACGATCTTTTTGAAATAGATTCTTGCGGAACTTCCGGATACCATGATGGTGAATTAGCCGATCCACGCACACGAAAAGTAGCCGAGAAAAGAGGGATCCATTTAACCCATAGATCCAGAAAATTGACCCGGACAGACCTAACACATTTCGATTATTTACTGGTTATGGATGAGAACAATTTCCAAGATGTAATCAGTCTAACAAATGATGTTAAAATCCAAGAGAAAATATTTCTCTTTGGTCAATTCAGAAGTGATAAAGGAAAACCTATCGTTCCTGACCCGTATTATAAAAACGAAACCGCTTTTGAAATGGTACAGGATCTTGTAGAGGACTGTTCCGTAGGATTTTTAAATTTTTTAGGAATAGAAAAATGTCTCAAATAA
- a CDS encoding M48 family metallopeptidase, whose translation MEDFIIERKPSKGRNISLIVYQNGKVVLKHPVRVPKQQLDEFLSEKRGWILSKLKQLPKDIPQKLKFANKEITHIFGNLTTIQIIPKGKFNFSGETIQIPKTNSEKSQIQKGKLIFRDLLLKKIEPMVQSTSYALNTKVSKISIKPMRSLWGSCNSKNQISLNLSLIHCPDQIIEYIVLHEIAHTIEHNHSSKFWKIVESQNPNYKIAEKWLKEIGRKYIYYLN comes from the coding sequence ATGGAAGACTTCATAATAGAGCGAAAACCTAGCAAAGGCAGAAATATTTCGTTAATCGTTTATCAAAATGGCAAAGTTGTTTTAAAACACCCTGTAAGAGTCCCCAAACAACAGTTGGATGAATTCCTTTCGGAAAAAAGGGGATGGATACTATCAAAACTAAAGCAACTGCCCAAAGATATCCCCCAAAAACTGAAATTTGCGAATAAAGAGATAACTCATATTTTCGGAAATTTGACAACGATCCAAATTATACCAAAGGGAAAATTTAACTTTTCAGGTGAAACAATTCAAATACCGAAAACAAACAGCGAAAAGTCACAAATTCAAAAAGGAAAACTGATTTTTCGTGATTTGCTACTAAAAAAAATTGAACCTATGGTTCAATCCACCTCGTATGCCCTTAATACGAAAGTGTCAAAAATCTCAATCAAACCCATGAGATCACTTTGGGGAAGTTGCAATTCAAAAAATCAAATTTCGTTGAACCTAAGTTTGATACATTGCCCAGATCAAATCATTGAATATATAGTCTTACATGAAATTGCACATACTATCGAACACAATCATTCCTCAAAATTCTGGAAGATTGTTGAATCACAGAACCCAAATTACAAGATTGCAGAGAAGTGGTTAAAAGAAATAGGGAGAAAATATATCTATTATCTCAATTAA
- a CDS encoding ParA family protein: MGKSDSILTEEGAAKFVGLSTEEFSAKASALKIPGWKSGEFKESVLLKYFEPTHSDGFDSHVIAISNQKGGEGKTTISLYLAEALAENHKVLLVDWDPQANATQLFLKDDVPSVMDYLGYRGKKAKNIEPAIRTIGENFDLLPSTLELANLTTPYERDDFELLNEAILPLRSRYEYIIIDCPPSLGLILENALICADYILVPIQTRAFSLQGIRDLYETIQKIQRKANQRLKLLGAVLNQYEGQKALAGLAEGVKKYFPVFETVVQRREAIPQAQAKMSLLAKIDLATMKNFRELAIEVKNKIDVQKN; the protein is encoded by the coding sequence ATGGGTAAATCAGATTCAATATTAACTGAAGAAGGAGCAGCAAAGTTTGTTGGGTTGAGCACCGAAGAGTTCTCTGCCAAGGCATCTGCACTAAAAATTCCTGGGTGGAAATCGGGAGAATTTAAAGAATCGGTTCTGCTAAAATATTTTGAACCCACCCATTCTGATGGTTTCGATAGTCACGTGATCGCTATATCAAATCAGAAAGGCGGGGAGGGGAAAACTACGATCAGTTTATATTTAGCTGAAGCCCTTGCCGAAAATCATAAAGTGCTCTTGGTCGATTGGGATCCCCAAGCAAATGCGACGCAACTTTTTTTAAAAGATGATGTTCCGTCCGTTATGGATTATCTCGGTTATCGCGGGAAAAAGGCTAAGAATATTGAGCCAGCAATAAGAACGATTGGTGAGAATTTTGATTTGCTCCCGTCTACATTGGAGCTTGCGAATTTAACAACGCCATATGAGAGGGATGATTTTGAGTTATTGAACGAGGCAATTCTGCCGCTGCGTTCTCGCTATGAATATATCATTATTGATTGTCCGCCATCTTTAGGTCTGATTTTGGAAAATGCTCTGATCTGTGCCGACTATATTCTTGTTCCTATACAAACGCGGGCATTTAGTCTGCAAGGGATTAGAGATTTGTATGAAACAATTCAAAAGATTCAAAGAAAGGCAAACCAGAGGTTAAAGTTACTGGGAGCAGTATTAAATCAATACGAAGGACAGAAAGCACTTGCTGGATTGGCAGAAGGAGTGAAAAAATACTTCCCTGTCTTTGAAACAGTTGTTCAAAGGAGAGAGGCAATCCCACAAGCTCAAGCAAAGATGTCTCTTTTGGCTAAAATTGATTTAGCTACAATGAAAAATTTTAGAGAACTTGCAATAGAGGTTAAAAACAAAATCGATGTCCAAAAAAACTGA
- a CDS encoding putative porin, translating into MPKFSNLPLLFCLTFTSISAEVIWGPSLEKSGGEYIFETGNKYPNLSGIRGGSRITFPRTFPLFGIQGIFTQDRWEINGSLKTSGWYQKSGQARDEDFVLGSVSTENGTKIATREWSYRDSATIYSGSRNFADGKGKSTVYENRAEVYGRYYFQNANPNYWANGSGFFLSTGARYSYFKYLFYDVNQFIDSNPAFYGPIGNGLSFSNDLWEFFFGGGYRYSSGDFYLDLSFMPSFGRIKTRDFHVQRSINFFSENYGLGWASKAEVGYKINSTWLSYLRINHRRFFSEGRFTSQGGLTMEDIASNLVSGFKSHINIKDFSIEIGALNKIDWPQTKDKIDSKIE; encoded by the coding sequence GTGCCTAAATTTTCCAATTTACCTTTATTATTTTGCCTTACATTCACTTCTATTTCCGCAGAAGTCATCTGGGGTCCATCGCTAGAAAAATCCGGTGGGGAATATATTTTCGAAACTGGAAATAAGTATCCCAATCTATCAGGAATCCGTGGTGGCTCCAGAATCACATTCCCAAGGACATTCCCCCTATTCGGCATCCAGGGAATCTTTACCCAAGATAGATGGGAAATCAACGGTTCACTTAAAACTTCTGGATGGTACCAAAAATCAGGACAAGCCAGGGATGAAGACTTTGTCCTTGGATCTGTATCAACGGAAAATGGAACTAAAATCGCAACCCGCGAATGGAGTTACAGAGATTCTGCGACAATTTATTCTGGCAGCCGAAACTTTGCAGACGGCAAAGGAAAATCTACCGTCTACGAAAATAGAGCAGAAGTTTACGGTAGGTATTATTTCCAAAATGCGAATCCAAATTATTGGGCAAATGGATCTGGTTTTTTCCTCTCGACTGGCGCAAGATACTCATACTTCAAATATCTATTTTATGACGTGAACCAGTTTATAGACTCAAACCCAGCTTTTTATGGCCCAATCGGGAATGGACTTAGTTTTTCAAATGATCTATGGGAGTTCTTTTTCGGGGGTGGTTATCGATATTCTTCAGGAGATTTTTATTTAGATCTCAGTTTTATGCCATCTTTTGGAAGGATCAAAACCAGAGATTTCCATGTCCAACGATCCATCAATTTCTTCTCAGAAAACTACGGCCTTGGTTGGGCATCCAAAGCAGAAGTTGGATATAAAATAAATTCTACCTGGCTGAGTTACCTCCGAATCAATCACCGTAGATTTTTTTCCGAAGGCCGATTTACTTCACAAGGAGGTCTAACGATGGAGGATATCGCATCCAATTTGGTTAGCGGATTTAAGTCGCACATCAATATCAAAGATTTTAGTATAGAGATTGGGGCCTTAAATAAGATTGATTGGCCTCAAACAAAAGATAAAATAGACTCCAAAATCGAATAA
- a CDS encoding NADPH-dependent FMN reductase — translation MKICLVVGSHRKNSQSLKVGKFLAKSLETKGIDTLLFDLGVNPLPLWEPAMWEKESDIKKFWLDYSEGFGSADAYVFLSPEYAGMASPALKNFFLYLSSGDLSHKPGLIITVSSGMGGSYPNAELRMSSYKNTRIVYLPDHVIVRHVESVLNSETPEGKDDEYIRSRLSYVLSVLVEYAKALNQVRQSGVIDLKTYPFGL, via the coding sequence ATGAAAATTTGTTTAGTTGTGGGGAGTCATCGTAAGAATTCCCAATCTCTAAAAGTTGGAAAATTTTTAGCTAAGTCATTGGAAACAAAAGGGATTGATACGTTACTTTTTGATTTAGGAGTGAACCCACTTCCTCTTTGGGAACCAGCTATGTGGGAAAAAGAATCAGATATTAAAAAGTTTTGGTTAGATTATAGTGAAGGATTTGGAAGCGCAGATGCCTATGTTTTTCTTTCACCTGAATATGCAGGTATGGCCAGTCCTGCATTAAAAAACTTCTTCCTCTACTTATCCAGTGGTGATCTCTCACACAAACCTGGATTAATTATTACTGTTTCAAGCGGAATGGGCGGAAGTTATCCAAATGCAGAACTTAGAATGTCTAGCTATAAAAACACTCGCATTGTTTATCTTCCTGATCATGTCATCGTTCGTCATGTTGAGTCTGTATTAAATTCAGAAACTCCAGAGGGTAAGGATGATGAATATATCAGGTCAAGATTGAGTTATGTGTTAAGTGTACTCGTTGAATATGCAAAAGCTCTTAATCAGGTACGCCAGAGTGGTGTGATCGACTTAAAAACTTACCCTTTTGGATTATAA
- a CDS encoding HU family DNA-binding protein, with the protein MATTPTPMKKSEMLSELAETTGMTKKNVAAFLDSFVELAYKETKKNGAFVIPGLGKLVKRNRPKRKGRNPATGEAIVIPAKTVVKFTLSKTCKDAVVPPKK; encoded by the coding sequence ATGGCAACAACTCCTACCCCAATGAAGAAGTCCGAAATGCTCAGCGAACTCGCTGAAACAACTGGTATGACCAAAAAGAACGTAGCAGCGTTCCTAGACTCCTTTGTTGAACTTGCTTATAAAGAAACTAAGAAAAACGGCGCATTTGTGATCCCTGGTTTAGGAAAACTTGTTAAACGCAATCGTCCTAAACGTAAAGGTAGAAACCCTGCAACTGGTGAAGCAATTGTGATCCCTGCTAAAACTGTTGTTAAATTCACATTATCTAAGACTTGTAAAGACGCAGTTGTGCCTCCTAAAAAATAA
- a CDS encoding HDOD domain-containing protein has translation MSIPPLITFQEDFLSGKLISKEYVHFSEIDCPELDVWIGRVVRSISLEFLHEILFTILSELLVNGCKANGKRVFFQEQGLNLWDEKDYARGIPMYKDEFGHNRKRVFLALDHSQYKITLSTIFKEDYIEFKVKNNAKILPEEKNRILKRVQASAKYKNINDAYRESVDNEESSGLGIVLIHILLRNSGISSQFFQLVTTDDSTEVIIRIPKQLIPKENQTNIKNLLVREVNSLPPLPPQIQKLIFIAKKKDVDWHEISGQVEKDPAITAEILKIANSPLFGSHTPIISVLEGVKRIGLRNLESIFLTLGAKKVLNSRYAKQVLVWTHSFKTSMYARFLIEDRKKHLKLLEPAVISALLHDLGRMVLLSLDLSQVNQIRVLRSDDNNEISEWVEEYTLGTTHSEIGYLMSEKWNFPEEILDVIRFHHKPWQCKSRNNILCQIIYLADILANIGRGKGNYFTVEPEVLEYFEITSEKEFRDMQERFKIQFEEHREEYQNLLI, from the coding sequence ATGTCGATTCCCCCACTCATTACCTTTCAGGAGGACTTTCTTTCCGGAAAACTAATTTCCAAAGAATATGTCCACTTTTCGGAAATCGACTGCCCTGAGTTGGATGTTTGGATTGGCAGAGTTGTCCGTAGCATTTCCTTAGAATTCCTACATGAAATTCTTTTTACAATCCTAAGTGAACTACTAGTAAACGGATGTAAGGCTAATGGAAAACGTGTTTTTTTCCAAGAGCAGGGTTTGAATCTCTGGGATGAAAAAGATTATGCCAGAGGCATTCCTATGTACAAGGACGAATTTGGACATAATCGAAAAAGAGTATTTTTAGCATTAGATCACTCCCAATACAAAATTACTTTAAGTACTATTTTCAAAGAAGATTATATAGAATTCAAAGTTAAAAATAACGCCAAAATTCTTCCTGAAGAAAAAAACAGAATTTTAAAAAGAGTACAAGCATCAGCAAAATACAAAAACATAAATGACGCTTATCGCGAATCCGTTGACAACGAAGAAAGTTCAGGACTTGGTATTGTCCTAATTCATATCCTTCTTAGAAACTCGGGTATTTCTAGCCAGTTCTTTCAATTGGTAACCACTGATGATTCTACGGAAGTGATTATACGAATACCGAAACAACTCATACCAAAAGAGAACCAAACCAATATAAAAAATCTTTTGGTCCGCGAGGTCAATAGCCTTCCCCCGCTACCTCCACAAATTCAAAAATTGATTTTTATCGCAAAGAAAAAAGACGTCGATTGGCATGAAATCTCAGGACAAGTAGAAAAAGACCCTGCCATCACTGCAGAAATTTTGAAAATCGCCAACTCTCCGTTATTTGGGTCCCACACACCAATTATTTCAGTTCTGGAAGGAGTCAAAAGAATTGGCCTTCGAAACCTAGAATCAATTTTTTTAACATTAGGTGCCAAAAAAGTGCTTAACTCTCGTTATGCGAAACAAGTATTAGTGTGGACACATTCCTTTAAAACCTCCATGTATGCTCGTTTCCTAATTGAAGACCGGAAAAAACATTTAAAACTATTAGAACCAGCAGTCATATCCGCTCTCTTACATGACTTAGGAAGGATGGTTTTACTTTCTTTGGACCTTAGCCAAGTGAACCAAATTCGAGTATTAAGAAGTGATGACAACAATGAAATTTCTGAATGGGTAGAAGAATACACACTGGGGACAACGCATTCAGAAATTGGTTATTTGATGTCAGAAAAGTGGAACTTCCCTGAAGAAATTTTAGATGTCATTCGTTTTCATCACAAACCATGGCAATGCAAAAGTAGGAACAATATCCTATGCCAGATCATCTACTTGGCAGATATTTTGGCAAATATTGGTCGCGGTAAAGGGAATTATTTCACGGTAGAACCAGAAGTTTTGGAGTATTTTGAGATCACTTCAGAAAAAGAATTTCGCGATATGCAAGAAAGGTTTAAAATCCAATTCGAGGAGCATAGAGAAGAATATCAAAATCTCTTGATTTAA
- a CDS encoding Crp/Fnr family transcriptional regulator, translated as MSKLNIPPNQRIFKEGELNNAMYIILQGNVEIFFTVNNSQTRLALMKPGDFFGEMALFSSNPRSATARTITNCEVAVIESKQQLENFLVKNPKFAAKMVSIMADRLARTNELLISSMEKSVAKKIEFSNDVGKEHQIGISDVQDVE; from the coding sequence ATGAGCAAACTCAACATTCCGCCAAATCAGAGAATCTTCAAAGAAGGGGAACTGAATAATGCGATGTACATCATCCTTCAAGGAAACGTTGAGATTTTTTTTACTGTCAATAATAGTCAAACTCGATTAGCACTCATGAAACCAGGAGATTTTTTTGGTGAAATGGCATTGTTTAGTTCTAATCCTAGAAGTGCAACTGCAAGAACAATCACGAATTGTGAAGTTGCAGTGATTGAGAGTAAACAACAACTTGAAAACTTTCTTGTTAAAAATCCGAAGTTTGCTGCAAAAATGGTTTCGATTATGGCAGATAGGCTTGCTCGCACCAACGAACTACTGATCAGTAGTATGGAAAAATCTGTGGCTAAGAAAATTGAATTTAGCAATGACGTTGGGAAAGAACACCAAATTGGAATTAGCGATGTTCAGGATGTGGAGTGA
- a CDS encoding ParB/RepB/Spo0J family partition protein, with amino-acid sequence MSKKTEFQALDLISAYSEKKKNPSHLELSQIFPNPTQPRLIGREDTTDLLPSMERLGLIEPILVRKEKGKYLIVAGERRYRAAIKLGWKEIPAIITDANEDVCYEMSLAENEKRKNLNPWEVGKAIQYLRKEKRKTAEEVSELLGYSGRYVKQLSSIARLDQKSVMELMISGKPLSVKNLEELLKRKENRGGEIISPRAGTSSGRISINVGKLTGKVRDNFLKELSLLKKKYGINE; translated from the coding sequence ATGTCCAAAAAAACTGAGTTCCAAGCTTTAGATTTAATCTCTGCATATTCCGAAAAAAAGAAGAATCCTTCTCATTTGGAATTAAGTCAAATTTTCCCGAATCCAACCCAACCTAGGTTGATTGGACGAGAAGATACAACGGATCTGTTGCCTTCGATGGAAAGATTGGGCTTAATTGAACCAATTCTTGTAAGGAAAGAAAAAGGGAAATACCTGATTGTTGCAGGTGAACGTAGATACCGAGCAGCGATTAAACTAGGCTGGAAGGAGATTCCAGCCATCATCACCGATGCGAATGAAGATGTATGTTATGAGATGTCACTTGCTGAAAATGAAAAGAGAAAAAATTTAAACCCTTGGGAAGTGGGAAAAGCAATACAGTACTTACGTAAAGAAAAAAGGAAAACGGCAGAAGAAGTATCTGAATTGTTGGGTTACAGCGGACGGTATGTAAAACAACTTAGCAGTATTGCGCGATTGGATCAAAAATCTGTGATGGAACTTATGATTAGTGGTAAGCCACTTTCAGTAAAGAATTTGGAAGAACTGCTAAAACGTAAAGAGAACAGAGGGGGTGAAATCATTTCACCCCGGGCAGGAACAAGTTCGGGTCGTATTAGTATTAATGTGGGTAAACTTACCGGTAAGGTAAGAGATAACTTTTTAAAAGAATTGAGTTTACTCAAAAAAAAATACGGAATTAACGAATAG
- a CDS encoding DUF1569 domain-containing protein: MKSILKLKTIDDIERELSIIVACEKKQKADISLSQIYDFLAESIELSIQRIGSSNKRNTINKLLGKYKFAKLISKGNYTKANQIPGFPPKDLGDADSALLRLKTSLTAFKLHSGPFAEHSVFGELDKKQWERVHGILAIFLFGYIQLFGDEKLRFAKDREQRKEKAFSEKKHHQPQKKKDDRDSKPNGHNNRKWKNKKKSHHKGNKNQGGAR, translated from the coding sequence ATGAAATCAATTTTAAAGCTTAAAACGATAGATGATATCGAAAGAGAGTTATCAATTATAGTTGCTTGTGAAAAAAAACAGAAGGCTGACATCAGCTTAAGCCAAATCTATGATTTTTTAGCAGAATCGATAGAGTTATCAATTCAAAGGATAGGCTCATCGAACAAAAGAAATACGATCAATAAATTATTGGGTAAATACAAGTTTGCTAAACTCATTTCAAAAGGTAATTACACCAAAGCCAATCAAATTCCAGGTTTCCCACCAAAAGATTTAGGGGATGCAGACTCAGCCTTACTAAGATTAAAAACATCCCTGACTGCCTTTAAATTACATTCGGGCCCATTTGCTGAACATTCCGTTTTCGGGGAGCTAGATAAAAAACAGTGGGAACGTGTTCATGGAATCCTCGCTATTTTTTTGTTTGGTTACATCCAGTTATTCGGAGACGAAAAATTAAGATTCGCAAAAGACAGGGAACAAAGAAAAGAAAAAGCATTCTCTGAGAAAAAACACCATCAACCTCAGAAGAAAAAAGATGACCGTGATTCAAAACCAAATGGTCATAATAATCGAAAATGGAAAAACAAAAAAAAGTCTCATCACAAAGGGAATAAAAATCAAGGTGGCGCTCGATGA